gcgtttcgggatttgGGTGCTGGTgtgggtgcgggactcggcaatttttgaaaaagtagggtgcggcggggtgcggcgattaaaaaattattaaaaatatttttaatatattactaaacatacatttttcacattatataaatatataccaaatttaagaacaatggtaaataataactagaatacagagaataggagagagcctagctgaagagtgaaggtagagagtgggagagaggctcaagaaaaatgaagagggagagggttgggtcttggtttttttccaaacggtgcgtttgcacctttttttttttttttttttttttttttttttcagccataagcacctgttgttgttgttgttttttttgaatttcggccggacCGATTTCacccgatacggaccgattcgggccgaatcggcgcgaatcggcccgatttcgcgcgcgtcggcccgaatTGGCGCCGTATCGGCGtgaatcgcgccgaaaaaaatgattttttattgctggacgcggcacggacgcgcaggcagcggcgtcgcctgcgcgtcgccgcgtccgacgcgggtgcggcggcccaaacgccgcacccgtgcttcataggttttcagcaataagctctatccaaacggaccctaagtgtgtgtttggcatgGATGAAATTTGCCAGCTTaatttactattcagcttatttttgctactattcatgtgCTCCATTGCacttttggtattattcatgggttctacagtactatttcagctaacttttacctttatctacagtactttcaacaaaagttttcagtttcagcaaaataagcgaatcctAAACAGACCAACTATTTTGTTTCTTGCTCTCGATTCCTATTCCTTCTGCTGTATGCTTCTTAGTGGGTTGTTTGCACACTGATGTTATTctcaaattttacaataaaagttGTCTTTCCAtaaactttttcattttatttttgtgttggtGCTTGCTTCTCTatagaaaacatttttatacCTTACAGTTTTGGGGAACCCTTTCTATAAAGGGGGgcaaaataaagtaaaaatctTTTGATTGGTTTTGCAGGTACCCTGCGATTAACAAACCTGCTGGAGTAGTGCACTGGCTTGAAAATAGTAAAGATGCAGAGAATGTTGATTGGGTTGTGATTCTGGACGCAGACATGATCATCCGTGGCCCAATAATACCTTGGGAGCTTGGTGCTGAGAAAGGCAGACCTGTTGCAGCTTATTATGGGTATCTAAAAtctctctctgcctctctctcttttgggtaTAAGTTATACTGTGTCAAAGCAGGGTATCCTCCCATGGTAATTTTCTGAATTTACTGCAATCAGGGGATGACCATAAggatcaatttttttatttccttgtaaAAAACTTTCATTATAATGTTTGCACTTGACATTCTTAAGATGTTACATGAAGGAGACGGACTAGCATTGTAAATGGCAATTGTCAGATGAAgatggccaaaaaaaaaaaaaatgaaaacatgagAGCTTTTCTGTTCTGGCATTTGGGTCATTCTTCTTAAACCTTACTTTGGAGGATTTCATGAAGCAGTAGATTTATCTTGATTCAGATTTCTATGTTCTTTTGGCCCCTTTTGGGGATTGTTGCAATCAATTCATATTCAAGCAATAAATTTCTCCTTTAGGTATTTGATTGGATGCGATAATATACTAGCTAAGTTGCACACAGAACACCCGGAGCTATGTGACAAAGTTGGTGGGCTTTTAGCCATGCATATAGATGATCTTCGAGCCTTGGCTCCCATGTGGCTTTCAAAAACAGAAGAAGTGCGAGAAGATAGAGCTCACTGGGCAACCAATATAACTGGTGATATCTATGCAAAAGGGTGGATCAGTGAGATGTATGGATACTCTTTTGGTGCAGCAGAAGTAAGTTGGTTTAAATATCTCCCTTCAACAAATTTTCTGCCCTTTTCTAATCCAGATGTGAACCTAACACTTATCTCAACTCCATTCTACCCATCTTAAACTTGAGCTGTACTCAATATCTTAATGGGTTTGATGTTTTAATTTTCCTTGGGATTTTCAGGTTGGACTTCATCACAAGATCAATGATAACTTGATGATATACCCAGGCTATATTCCAAGAGAGGGAGTTGAGCCTATACTTTTTCACTATGGCTTGCCATTCAAAGTGGGAAATTGGTCTTTTAGTAAATTAGATCACCATGAAGATGATATAGTCTATGACTGTGGTCGGCTCTTTCCTGAACCCCCGTATCCAAGAGAggtatattatcaataaaaaataattattcatctTAGTAGAGGAAACAATTTGTGTTAAGTAGCAGCCCATTAATTATGTGTCAAAGCCCACATACTAAAGATTCAATACAATGCAGTTATCTACATGGAAAATTTACAttcaaaagtttgatttttttttttgaattttttttttggtaaatgatGTTTTTGTAGTTCGTATGGGGGAAACTTAAGATCCTTTCCTTGTGCAGGTGCAACTCATGGAATCTGATCCAAATATAAAACGGTCCCTATTTTTAAGTATAGAATGCATTAACACTTTGAATGAGGGTCTCTTATTACAACACAAAGCAAATGGATGCTCTAAACCTAGTTGGTCAAAATATTTGAGCTTTTTAAGGAGCAAAACTTTTGCCGAACTTACTCGACCAAGATTTTTGACTCCTACTCTACAAACTATGGATGAATCAATACAGACTGTACAGAAGCTGGTCATTGATGAGCCTGGGAAGAAACATCCAAAAATTCACACCATTTTTTCCACAGAATGTACCACGTACTTTGATTGGCAGACTGTAGGACTTGTCCACAGCTTTCACCTAAGTGGCCAACCAGGAAATATCACACGACTTCTCAGCTGTACTGATGAAGACTTGAAGAAGTATACTGGTCATGATCTGGTTCCCACCCATTATGTTCCATCTATGAGTCGACATCCATTAACAGGCGATTGGTAATTCTATATTCTTCATAAAATTTCTTTCAGTTTTGATAGATTCGTTACAGGTCATGATGTTCATTTCACTGTTGGAATCCAGCCATTTGTTTAATGTAAATGTGCTGTCCTGATTTTAGTTTGTGTATCTACCACTATCCTCAGTAACATCTTCTGTTAagctcaaaaaaatatttgaacttTAGCAACTGTCATCTAATTGTTATACTTTTTAAATTTCCTTTACTCCCTTGACTTAAGCAAATGTGCCTTAGTTTAACTTGACTGCACCATTTCATCTGACCAGTTTACTTCTGATGTTtctaattattataaaaatattgacaaatttgtttttgttcagTTTTACTATACAAGTTCTTCCAAAATATCTATTTAACTCTTTGATTGAATTATTTTGAACTCACATACATACATTCCATGTGTATCATGTCCCCAGAGAGAAAGAAACGCCCTCCCCACcccctggaaaaaaaaaatctgacaaATTTTTGTGATACTGATTTTGGTAACACTGATTTCCCTCCTCAGACAAGTAGAAGTGATGGCAGGATAAGTAGAGGAGGATAATAATCTTGCTTTTGTTTGTTCCATGTCAGGTATCCAGCAATCAATAAACCTGCTGCAGTCCTTCACTGGCTTAACCATGCAAACATTGATGCAGAGTTCATAGTAATTCTTGATGCTGATATGATCTTGAGAGGTCCGATTACACCATGGGAGTTCAAAGCAGAACGTGGGCGGCCAGTTTCAACTCCCTATGAGTAAGATACAGTAATCTATATCTCCCTTTTGCATTTTTTGTGTAGGCACTCAAGTATAATTTGGGCATTGCTTTGTGTGTAATGTACTTTTGCATGTAGGGCGCTTCAGCACATGTTTGTGAGTTTATGCTGAAGTGTTATGCCTGCATTGGAAGTTGCATGTGATTTTATATAACTATTGTATTATGCTCTATATATGCCAGCTACCTCATTGGCTGTGATAATGAGCTCGCGAGACTCCATACCCGCCATCCTGAGGCATGTGACAAGGTTGGAGGTGTAATCATCATGCATATAGATGATCTCCAGAAGTTTGCTATGCTATGGTTGCATAAAACCGAGGAGGTCCGGGCTGACAAAGCTCATTATGCTACAAATATCACAGGAGATATATATGCATCTGGATGGATTAGTGAGATGTATGGTTACTCATTCGGTGCAGCAGAGGTAATTTGTTTCTTGTGAAGCAACTCATTTGTGTGGATTCTAGTTTTGTCATAGAATGTTGCAAAATGATCTATATGCCTAGAAGAGTTTTAGGTTTCTATGAAATGACTATAATACTCTGACAGTGTACCTCCCCATCccactctctttcttcttcctttccatGCAGTTGAAATTAAGGCATATCATTAACAAGGAGATATTGATATACCCAGGATACATTCCTGAACCTGGTGTCAGTTATAGAGTTTTCCACTACGGATTGGAGTTTAAAGTTGGGAATTGGAGCATTGACAAGGCAAACTATAGAAATGTTGACATGATCAATAAATGCTGGGAAAAGTTTCCAGACCCACCAGATCCTTCAACACTTGATCAGGCTGATGAGGACATACGACAGCGGGACCTGCTTAGCATAGAATGTGCAAAGACACTAAATGAGGCACTACGTCTGCACCATAAGAGAAGGAACTGCCCTGATCCTAGTACCATTTCCACCTCCAACTTGAATTCAGGCAAGGATGTCACAATGTCAAGGAAATTCGGTAGCTTTGATGAAATATCTGCTTCTAGAAGCAACCAGATGCCAAAGAATAATTCTCACAAATCATCAAAACCTGCTATGATAGATGGGACATTTAGTTCTTTCAGGTTTTGGGTTGTTGCTCTATGGGTGTTTGCTGGCCTGGGTTTCTTAGCAGTCATGTTTGTGGTGTTTTCTGGTCCTAAAAGAAGAGGAACAAGGGGTAAAATTTACAGAAACAAGAAAAGATCCTCATATTCAGGATACTCGGATATGAATGGACGTGATAGACAAATTCGCAGTGCTGATGCATCCTTATGACATTTATTTGGGGAGTTATATTTTGGGAACTACACCATATGAAAGAAGACAGGCTACATCAGAAGATTGAGACGAGTGATGAGAAGTAGAGTAGTTGAGTGTACACTACGTTGAATCGGCTAGACAAATCCATTCTAGCGTTCAGCCTCCGAATATATTTAAGCAGTTTTTACAGTAGTCAAAAGCTCAAGATGGACATGGGAAATAGGACACCCAAAAGGAAAGGTAGCATTTGTATgcatgatatttttaaaaacctagGGATTCTTATCTGTATCAAATTGTACAATTGCTTACTCTTTGGTTAATGTTATATGTTTGGTGCTTGTACACTAACCTAATAAAGCATAATCTATATTACAGAAATTTGGATGCTAAGTATTCCATGcagatctttttctttttgataactAGTGTTGGCAATACAAATTTACAAATACAAGCTTGTGTTGCCTAAAATAAATGGCAATTAGAGGCTCCTCAAGAAgacaaaaattgttttcaagTATCAGTGTcctttgtttttcctttcatgCAATTCATTGTTCTTTACAAACAGTAGGAGAATTCACAAACCAAAATGTGAGCCTATGAGCATGTCACGTGGCAAAAACCCATGGGCCGTGAGGTTGACCTTGTGAGGCAAATAGAAGTATGGACCATAAGCAGCCCAATTATTAAAGTAAGAGAAGATATGGCCCATGAGCCCAATCAGTGAAGAGAAtattttgggttgaaaagtacACACAGGAGCTTTACGAGTTGCTAATAATGGCATGAGAAATTGGAATTTTTGGACAACATCAGGCTAGTCACTTGGCTCAATGTTTTCTCAAGACACCAATGACTCCTCGTGCCTATCTAGTGAGGTTCCTTATTGCTTTTTGAGGGGGATAAGTCTTGTCTCCTTGTTGGATTCAAAATGATGAGCATAATGAGGGGTAGTATGTGGAGGCACCTTGCTCCACATGATGCCTCAAGACCATGGTAGAGGTGAGCCATGGTGGGCATAGATGGTTTTGGAGATGATGGGCAGCAGCAGGTGGTGTTGACCCTAGGTAATGGTTCATGGCATGGTGGCTTGACTGATGGTTGCTTTCTGTGTGGGATTGGTGGCTTGAGTGCAAGGCAGTGCTAGACTATTGTGATGATCATAGGCTGTGCAAGACATTGGGCTGGTTAGTGTTGGTATAATGCATGGACTTGTGTGAGTGGGCTAATGGCAGTTACTTGGTGTGCTGCATATGGGCATGCTGTGTGGGCTATGATGCTGATGAAAAGGGCTTGGGCAGGGGCCAAGCTTCTAAAACGTGATGGAACAATCATGTGTGGGTTGCTGGAATAAGGGCAGAGGCCTCATGATGTGTTGAGTGATGGGCTGGCATGTGTAGAGTGTGCAGTAGGAGTTATCAAGCAGTTCCTAGCTTGTTGGATGTTTAGACCTGTTGTGTAGGGGCCGGAAACGTGGAGAGTAGGTCAAGACAACATTAATTAAAGGTGTCCTAAGTCAGACCACATGCGGCAGCAAGTCTTGGACATGGGGTAGTCAGTTGGCAGTAATTGTCGTGACAGTTATTTCTGTGCATAAATCCTAGGCTATTGGAGTTTTCAACAGCAAGAGTGTATTTTAGTTTAGAGAATTTCGTGTGTATTTTCCAGGCTTTCTTTGTACTTGAATATTGAGTAATAAAAGTTGGGGTTGGTGAGTAATAAAAGTTGGGGTTGGTGCCCTGTAAATACTGTGTGTGAATTCTCTTGATAATTCTATTTTGAGTGTTCTTGCAGTGTATGTGTGGTATATTGGCTGAGACTAAGTTAggagctttaaaaaaaattgaccttGTGGCATACAGTGAAGTCCATGCATCATAAATCCATATTGTGAAGAAAAAATTCAGAGATTTTGAGGCCCAATTACGAAGTGACGTAAGAATCCAAATAGGTTCGCTGCATATAGAGAATTtgaaccaaatatatatatataaccctaCCTGCGTGACCAAACATTTAATGAGTCATTTGGGCTTTGTGCAAGTTTGGCCTAACACTCATGTTTTGTGACATAATATTTGAGTTGCCATGGGTTGACTGAATAAAAAACCACATCACGTTATCAGACAGCAAAAAATGAGATCTCAATATTTAATAGGTGTCTCACAATATGTAATATCCACACACTATAAAGTCATTACAATCAGTGCCGGCTCAAGGCCTAGgcaacttaggcctaggcctaaggccccacaaccaaaaaaaaaattccctactaAAAAAGGCCCCATTTCCATTTGTAAatgcccaaaattttataaaaatataacattttttaaataattagtactttttttaaaagtgatgttaaagatactacaaattttactataggtttaagtttaaatttaactaacatgtcaccaatcacataaaaaattaattcaaacacaaataaattaagttgttgaattttatcaattacagtcattatcacattatattgtgaacatttttaaaaccaattgttcatttctaacaaggcttccaaaataggagaccaatagaaattaaaaccaattgaaaccctaaaatgtttcaaaaaaatactGCAAATGTGATAGAACATCAATGATGACTAATCTCCTCTAATAGTTTGtgatcttaatttttgtaaactaatatctTACAAACCCAcgcaccaaataatatttatctatctctttctcttaaaaagaatatataaattaaaatttagattacaactgtacttaactatgcatagttatatatccaagttataataagtttctttttttaaaaaataatattttttctagttctctttgtttaaatttatggtttaactatgatattcaatcctttgtatgaaattaaccttagtttaattattattattcatcaatttctgtatttacatcaaattagtcttaatttaatttgtattatatatatttatttaattaatgtttacatataaaaaagcctcatataaaattttcgccttaggccccaaattttgttgggccggccctgattacaattatttatttatatatataaaatcagaAATGGCCTTAGTGAACACTGTTTGTTGTGTATGCTCCATATGATAGAGATGCTACATGTAGCAAATACATAAGATACCACATAGATAGTATGACTAACatgaaattgaaattaaaaaaaaaaaaagaaatcggaatcaaacataaaagacaaaaatgaaaattttaaaatgtaaaggatcaaaaatgaaaacaatccTAAACAATTAAGGGTTAAAAGTATACTATAATCTATTTTATAATAAGTCTAATGAGCAGTGGATTATAATAAAATGACGATTTTATATCTTAGGATATTGtgaaacaaattataaaagttttcctatgtcttttttttacatttttatttatttttacgtGCATTCTCGTGTTATTAACTAAAGGCCATTGTGTTCCATAGTTTACCAAGCTATCCTACCTAGGATGTATGTCGATGTCCACATTCAACAACATTTTGTTTCGTTAGTTGTTTATGGTAATGTTGCAACTACTGGTTGTTCAGCCGGTTACATCTCCACCTTCTCCAATCTAACtaccactctctctctctctctcacattaaCATTagaccaataaataaaaattcaactgTAAAAGTAAAATGTACTTAATTAATGCTTAGAGTATATTGAAGAGgactcttcaaattcaaatttaaccAACAATTGAACGTTGTAGAGATCCTGTTTTTTAATGTCAAACATGTGGGACCCACATCAAGCTAAAAAGTGTTGGAGCTACTCCAAACATTGTTGGGAGACCCCACTTTACTTTCAGAAATAAAAGAATGCACTACACTATACTTTTTCCTCATCTGGCTGTGTCCTACTTTTCCACAAAGATAGGCTCAATGTTGCTTTccatttgaatttcaaatttgaatcataC
This genomic stretch from Castanea sativa cultivar Marrone di Chiusa Pesio chromosome 1, ASM4071231v1 harbors:
- the LOC142621511 gene encoding peptidyl serine alpha-galactosyltransferase, which encodes MAKLIALGLVVVLGLVGLGIEGVETGQKAPWRIHTLFSVECQNYFDWQTVGLMHSFKKAQQPGPITRLLSCTDEEKQKYRGMDLAPTLEVPSMSRHPRTGDWYPAINKPAGVVHWLENSKDAENVDWVVILDADMIIRGPIIPWELGAEKGRPVAAYYGYLIGCDNILAKLHTEHPELCDKVGGLLAMHIDDLRALAPMWLSKTEEVREDRAHWATNITGDIYAKGWISEMYGYSFGAAEVGLHHKINDNLMIYPGYIPREGVEPILFHYGLPFKVGNWSFSKLDHHEDDIVYDCGRLFPEPPYPREVQLMESDPNIKRSLFLSIECINTLNEGLLLQHKANGCSKPSWSKYLSFLRSKTFAELTRPRFLTPTLQTMDESIQTVQKLVIDEPGKKHPKIHTIFSTECTTYFDWQTVGLVHSFHLSGQPGNITRLLSCTDEDLKKYTGHDLVPTHYVPSMSRHPLTGDWYPAINKPAAVLHWLNHANIDAEFIVILDADMILRGPITPWEFKAERGRPVSTPYDYLIGCDNELARLHTRHPEACDKVGGVIIMHIDDLQKFAMLWLHKTEEVRADKAHYATNITGDIYASGWISEMYGYSFGAAELKLRHIINKEILIYPGYIPEPGVSYRVFHYGLEFKVGNWSIDKANYRNVDMINKCWEKFPDPPDPSTLDQADEDIRQRDLLSIECAKTLNEALRLHHKRRNCPDPSTISTSNLNSGKDVTMSRKFGSFDEISASRSNQMPKNNSHKSSKPAMIDGTFSSFRFWVVALWVFAGLGFLAVMFVVFSGPKRRGTRGKIYRNKKRSSYSGYSDMNGRDRQIRSADASL